A single genomic interval of Chlorogloeopsis sp. ULAP01 harbors:
- the dps gene encoding DNA starvation/stationary phase protection protein Dps, which translates to MSTNKLSSRLYPSRIDLPADARTKIVELLNQTLAATLDLKTQVKQAHWNVKGADFYQLHEMFDEMAGELEEYIDMVAERVTALGGYACGTARMAAASSILPEYPTDILESMEHVTALAERFASYAKHIREAIDTTDELGDADTADLYTEVSRTIDKRLWFLEAHLQPAEIKSENGATAAKSQQKVGVR; encoded by the coding sequence ATGAGCACAAATAAACTGTCATCACGCCTTTATCCAAGCCGCATCGATCTTCCTGCCGATGCACGCACCAAAATTGTTGAACTTCTCAACCAAACTCTGGCAGCGACTTTAGATCTCAAAACTCAAGTAAAGCAGGCGCACTGGAATGTCAAAGGAGCCGACTTCTATCAACTGCATGAAATGTTTGATGAAATGGCAGGTGAACTAGAAGAATACATTGATATGGTTGCGGAAAGAGTCACTGCTCTAGGTGGCTATGCTTGCGGTACAGCTCGCATGGCAGCTGCTAGCTCCATATTGCCAGAATATCCAACTGATATTTTAGAGAGCATGGAACACGTCACTGCTTTAGCAGAGCGCTTCGCATCCTACGCTAAACACATTAGAGAAGCGATCGATACAACCGATGAGTTAGGTGATGCTGATACAGCTGATCTTTATACTGAAGTTTCTCGCACAATTGACAAGCGACTGTGGTTCTTAGAAGCTCATTTACAACCAGCAGAAATTAAATCAGAAAATGGTGCTACAGCTGCTAAGAGTCAACAGAAAGTAGGTGTGAGATAA